The Thalassophryne amazonica chromosome 13, fThaAma1.1, whole genome shotgun sequence genome window below encodes:
- the LOC117523364 gene encoding piggyBac transposable element-derived protein 5-like yields the protein MAKRYSVQRALELIFDDDVEGEDLKEEVSEFEDHISENSESDSDSEEDDEIEHQVPKRRRATGPGRQQPATAPGRQQPAPGPSRQQPATRPEQDSQHGASEEIWMSKNFEIEWSSRPRKEPPRKAANIIRMQPGPTQMAVTHTQDIKSSFELFIPDSIQKIILDCTNLEGRCVFGERWKEMGQTHLHAYFGVLILAGVFRSKGESAQSLWDAETGREIFRATMSLEKKWCEVRGPKMDRKTQYTCIKCKKYICNTHSETLPLMCCIG from the exons ATGGCCAAAAGGTACTCTGTGCAGAGGGCCCTGGAATTGATTTTTGATGATGATGTAGAGGGAGAGGATTTAAAAGAAGAGGTTTCAGAATTTGAAGATCACATTTCTGAAAATTCAGAGTCTGACAGTGACTCTGAAGAAGATGATGAGATCGAGCATCAAGTTCCGAAACGAAGACGAGCCACAGGACCAGGCCGTCAGCAGCCAGCCACAGCCCCGGGCCGTCAGCAGCCAGCCCCAGGACCAAGCCGTCAGCAGCCAGCCACAAGACCAGAACAAGACAGTCAGCATGGAGCAAGTGAGGAAATATGGATGTCGAAAAATTTTGAAATTGAATGGTCTTCTCGCCCAAGAAAAGAGCCACCCCGCAAGGCTGCCAATATAATTAGGATGCAACCAGGGCCAACACAGATGGCAGTTACTCACACACAGGACATCAAGTCTTCTTTTGAGCTTTTCATCCCAGATTCCATCCAGAAAATTATTCTTGACTGCACTAATTTAGAAGGAAGATGTGTTTTTGGAGAGAGGTGGAAGGAAATGGGCCAAACCCATTTACATGCCTACTTCGGGGTTCTTATCCTTGCTGGAGTTTTCAGGTCCAAAGGGGAATCCGCACAATCCCTGTGGGATGCAGAAACTGGCAGAGAAATTTTCCGTGCAACAATGTCTCTGGAAAA GAAGTGGTGCGAAGTGCGTGGAcctaagatggacagaaaaacacaATATACATGCATCAAGTGCAAAAAGTATATCTGCAACACACACAGTGAAACTCTGCCCCTCATGTGTTGTATAGGCTAG